From Tautonia marina, one genomic window encodes:
- a CDS encoding purple acid phosphatase family protein, which translates to MTTFSTSLLHRARPLALGGLIVLTAWPAIAHDEGDDHSHAPKPVAEAEVYRPTAMPDRIILTFTGDPATSQAVTWRTDATVETAIAEIALADHGPQFVDRAETVEATSTPLTTDLNEARFHSVVFEGLEPKTTYAYRVGDGVNWSEWAHFTTASDEAEPFSFIYFGDAQNNLKSLWSRVIRGAYSEAPKARFIVHAGDLINRGDRDAEWGEWFYAGGWVNAMVPSLPTPGNHEYSRSGDGPRGLSAHWRPTFALPEHGPEGLEESVYFIDYQGVRIISLNSNERQEEQVPWLEQVLAENPNRWTIVTFHHPIYSAARNRDNPTIRNLWQPIFDKYAVDLVLQGHDHAYGRSGLVVGDQNVPTGAAARDDSGTVYVVSVSGPKMYDLTQAQDWMKRKAEDTQLYQIIHLHGDRLTYEARTPLGALYDAFELVKQDGQPNELIEGKPTLGERLRRLEAAAEAAGD; encoded by the coding sequence ATGACGACCTTCTCGACCTCTCTGCTCCACCGAGCGCGGCCGCTGGCCCTTGGCGGCCTGATCGTCCTGACAGCATGGCCTGCCATCGCCCACGACGAGGGGGACGACCACTCCCACGCCCCGAAGCCGGTGGCCGAGGCCGAGGTCTACCGGCCGACCGCCATGCCGGATCGGATCATCCTCACCTTCACCGGCGACCCGGCCACCTCGCAGGCGGTCACCTGGCGGACCGACGCGACGGTCGAGACGGCGATTGCCGAGATTGCCCTGGCCGACCACGGACCGCAGTTCGTGGACCGCGCCGAGACGGTGGAGGCCACCTCGACCCCCCTGACCACCGACCTGAACGAGGCGAGGTTCCACTCGGTCGTCTTCGAAGGGCTGGAGCCGAAGACGACCTATGCCTACCGCGTCGGCGACGGCGTGAACTGGAGCGAGTGGGCCCACTTCACCACCGCGAGCGACGAGGCCGAGCCGTTCTCGTTCATCTACTTCGGCGATGCGCAGAACAACCTCAAGTCACTGTGGTCTCGGGTGATCCGGGGAGCCTACTCCGAGGCCCCGAAGGCTCGCTTCATCGTCCACGCCGGCGACCTGATCAACCGGGGGGACCGCGACGCCGAGTGGGGCGAGTGGTTCTACGCCGGCGGCTGGGTCAACGCGATGGTCCCAAGCCTCCCGACCCCCGGCAACCACGAATACTCCCGCTCCGGCGACGGCCCGCGCGGCCTCTCCGCCCACTGGCGGCCGACCTTCGCCCTGCCCGAGCACGGGCCGGAGGGGCTTGAAGAGAGTGTTTATTTCATCGACTACCAGGGGGTCCGCATCATCTCGCTCAACTCGAACGAGCGGCAGGAGGAGCAGGTCCCCTGGCTGGAACAGGTCCTGGCCGAGAACCCGAACCGCTGGACGATCGTCACCTTCCACCACCCGATCTACTCGGCCGCCAGGAACCGCGACAACCCGACGATCCGCAACCTCTGGCAGCCGATCTTCGATAAGTACGCCGTCGATCTCGTGCTCCAGGGGCACGACCACGCCTACGGCCGCAGCGGCCTGGTCGTCGGCGACCAGAACGTCCCCACCGGCGCCGCCGCCCGCGATGACTCCGGCACGGTCTACGTCGTCTCCGTCAGCGGCCCGAAGATGTACGACCTGACCCAGGCCCAGGACTGGATGAAGCGGAAGGCCGAGGACACCCAGCTTTATCAGATCATCCACCTCCACGGCGACCGCCTCACCTACGAGGCCCGCACCCCCCTCGGCGCCCTCTACGACGCCTTCGAGCTCGTCAAGCAAGACGGCCAGCCCAACGAGCTGATCGAGGGCAAGCCCACCCTCGGCGAGCGCCTCCGCCGCCTCGAAGCCGCCGCCGAGGCCGCCGGCGACTGA